The following coding sequences lie in one Chelatococcus sp. YT9 genomic window:
- a CDS encoding helix-turn-helix domain-containing protein — MGRDAVDGELLFSPCPIRDVLDRIGDQWSVLVLEALEPGTLRFNALKRQIGDISQHMLARTLKRLEQDGLVSRTLYPVIPPRVDYALTPLGHSLLIPLRGLIAWADNNHAAVCAARRAYRDTIIGKAAC; from the coding sequence ATGGGTCGGGACGCGGTGGACGGTGAGCTTTTATTCTCGCCGTGCCCCATCCGGGATGTACTGGACCGCATTGGTGACCAGTGGAGCGTTCTCGTCTTAGAAGCCCTGGAACCGGGAACTCTGCGGTTCAACGCCCTGAAACGTCAGATCGGCGATATCTCGCAGCACATGTTGGCGCGAACCTTGAAACGGCTTGAACAGGACGGCCTCGTGTCACGAACGCTCTATCCGGTCATACCGCCACGAGTGGACTATGCCCTCACTCCGCTAGGTCACTCGCTGCTCATTCCGTTGCGCGGTCTGATCGCGTGGGCAGACAACAATCACGCTGCGGTCTGCGCGGCGCGTCGCGCCTATCGTGACACGATCATCGGAAAGGCGGCTTGTTGA
- the blaOXA gene encoding class D beta-lactamase: MTVQTTEVRLRNRWRHGIAGTLLVLLTSISAGPLAGMSTAHAATLCTVIADAATGQFLTKEGTCETRVTPASTFKIPISLMGFDAGFLKDEHNPSLPFKKGYAAWIPAWKQDTDPSSWMKNSVVWYSRLITEALGEQRFRDYVRRFDYGNEDVSGNPGKNDGLTNAWLSSSLKISPVEQIAFLRKLVRRELPVSPHAYVMTSKITALQDVDGWSVHGKTGAGPVRRADGSREPGQSYGWFVGWMVKEGRTLVFARLVRDEKREAVSPGIRTRDIFLRELPSIIARL, from the coding sequence ATGACTGTTCAAACAACTGAAGTCCGCCTTCGAAATCGCTGGCGCCACGGCATAGCGGGGACGCTTCTTGTTCTCCTGACGAGTATTTCGGCGGGTCCCCTGGCTGGAATGTCCACGGCCCACGCCGCAACCCTTTGCACGGTCATTGCGGACGCTGCGACGGGCCAATTTTTGACCAAGGAGGGAACTTGCGAAACGCGCGTCACACCCGCTTCCACCTTCAAGATCCCCATCAGTCTGATGGGTTTTGACGCTGGATTTCTCAAGGACGAGCACAACCCGTCTCTTCCCTTCAAGAAGGGGTACGCCGCCTGGATCCCAGCCTGGAAGCAGGATACGGATCCATCGAGCTGGATGAAGAATTCTGTTGTCTGGTATTCGCGACTGATTACTGAAGCGCTGGGCGAGCAACGATTTCGCGACTATGTCCGCCGGTTCGATTATGGCAACGAGGATGTGTCCGGCAATCCCGGCAAGAACGACGGGTTGACCAATGCTTGGCTGAGTTCATCGTTGAAAATATCGCCAGTCGAGCAGATTGCTTTTCTGCGAAAGCTCGTACGCCGCGAGTTGCCGGTGAGCCCGCATGCCTATGTCATGACGAGTAAGATCACTGCGTTGCAGGACGTGGATGGCTGGAGCGTGCACGGCAAGACGGGAGCGGGTCCAGTGCGCAGGGCTGACGGCTCCCGTGAGCCCGGCCAGAGCTATGGATGGTTTGTCGGCTGGATGGTCAAGGAAGGCCGGACGCTCGTCTTTGCGCGTCTCGTTCGCGATGAAAAACGTGAGGCTGTCAGCCCCGGCATCCGGACACGCGACATCTTCCTTCGCGAGCTCCCCTCAATCATCGCGCGCCTCTAG
- a CDS encoding 3-carboxy-cis,cis-muconate cycloisomerase — MPILSSLVGDRDIEDLLSDAAQLGAILRFEAALAGAQADAGFIAIEAADAVAAAIAAFCPDWDDLAVGIARDGVLVPALMKQIRAGLQPQFREALHKGATSQDVIDTALVLQFADVLPILEARLSVILNKLAVIDHFNGGQALMAHTRMQQALPFTWHRKLQTWSEPLARHRAALVECRDTCLAIQLGGPIGDRSSFAGHGDAIARALAQRLGLANASPWHTARDRIVRLGSQLSLISGSLGKIGADIALMAQNEVAAVRLSGGGGSSAMAHKSNPVAAEVLVTLARYNAGQAGVLHQALIHENERSGAAWTLEWMVLPAIAVATGAGLRLLTSLLDQLVVESPS; from the coding sequence ATGCCAATTCTTTCTTCGCTTGTCGGTGACCGTGACATAGAAGATCTGCTGTCCGACGCGGCGCAGCTTGGAGCTATATTGCGTTTCGAAGCCGCGCTTGCCGGTGCACAGGCAGATGCCGGGTTTATTGCGATCGAAGCCGCTGATGCCGTAGCGGCGGCGATAGCGGCTTTTTGTCCGGATTGGGATGATCTCGCGGTTGGCATCGCCCGTGATGGCGTCCTTGTCCCGGCATTGATGAAGCAGATCCGCGCCGGCTTGCAGCCACAGTTCCGCGAGGCCTTGCACAAGGGCGCCACGAGCCAGGATGTGATCGACACGGCGCTGGTTCTCCAATTCGCAGATGTTCTGCCCATCCTTGAAGCGCGTTTGTCGGTCATTCTGAATAAGCTTGCCGTCATTGACCACTTCAATGGCGGACAAGCACTGATGGCTCATACGCGCATGCAGCAGGCGCTGCCATTTACATGGCATCGAAAATTGCAGACCTGGAGCGAACCGCTGGCGCGCCATCGGGCGGCGCTGGTCGAATGCCGCGACACCTGTCTCGCCATTCAGCTCGGAGGCCCGATTGGTGATCGATCCAGCTTTGCAGGCCACGGCGATGCGATAGCCCGCGCCCTCGCACAGCGCCTCGGCCTTGCCAATGCCTCTCCCTGGCATACAGCGCGAGATCGTATCGTCAGGCTGGGTTCACAGCTTTCATTGATCAGCGGTTCTCTTGGCAAGATTGGAGCTGACATCGCTTTGATGGCGCAGAACGAGGTTGCTGCTGTCCGCCTGTCGGGTGGCGGCGGATCGTCGGCGATGGCGCATAAGTCAAATCCTGTGGCAGCCGAGGTGCTCGTCACGCTCGCGCGCTACAACGCCGGCCAGGCCGGCGTTCTCCATCAGGCGCTGATCCACGAAAATGAGAGGTCGGGAGCAGCCTGGACGCTCGAGTGGATGGTCCTGCCGGCCATCGCCGTCGCCACCGGAGCTGGCCTGCGGCTTCTGACCTCTCTGCTGGATCAGTTGGTGGTCGAGAGCCCCTCCTGA
- the pcaG gene encoding protocatechuate 3,4-dioxygenase subunit alpha — protein MLHPVPTLKETPSQTAGPYVHIGLTPNFAEIRGIYDADPGATMVSPDTRGERIVVSGRIIDGAGAAVSDAVVEIWQADTDGSYTGQVGRTSNSRPTFTGWGRQATNSEGVFLFETIKPGPVRGPDGTLMAPHIALWIVARGINIGLQTRLYFADEEAANGTDFVLSRIPDPKRRATLIARKEEGDVPRYVLDIHLQGDRETVFFDM, from the coding sequence ATGCTGCACCCCGTCCCGACCTTGAAGGAAACGCCGTCGCAGACGGCGGGACCTTACGTCCATATTGGGCTGACGCCCAATTTCGCGGAGATCAGAGGCATCTATGATGCCGATCCAGGGGCTACGATGGTATCGCCAGACACGCGCGGCGAGCGGATCGTTGTATCCGGACGGATTATCGACGGCGCGGGCGCGGCGGTCAGCGATGCGGTGGTGGAGATCTGGCAAGCCGATACGGACGGATCCTACACGGGCCAGGTAGGGCGGACCTCCAATTCGCGACCCACTTTCACCGGGTGGGGCCGGCAAGCCACAAACAGTGAGGGCGTTTTCCTGTTCGAGACGATAAAGCCCGGACCTGTGCGAGGTCCCGACGGAACGTTGATGGCGCCGCATATCGCGCTTTGGATCGTGGCGAGGGGCATCAACATCGGCCTGCAAACGCGGCTTTATTTCGCCGACGAAGAAGCGGCCAACGGCACTGACTTCGTTCTCAGCCGCATTCCCGATCCCAAAAGGCGGGCAACATTGATCGCTCGAAAAGAAGAAGGTGACGTCCCGCGATATGTGCTCGATATCCACCTGCAGGGGGATCGGGAGACGGTATTCTTCGATATGTAA
- the pcaH gene encoding protocatechuate 3,4-dioxygenase subunit beta produces the protein MNSIILPGDDRGALYARDRSWQPPANTPGYKSTTFRAPRHALLSLPATVSELTGPTFGDTPLGPLDNDLIRNYSQDGGEAIGQRLIVYGQVLDENARPVVDTLVEFWQANAGGRYRHKREGYLAALDPNFGGCGRAITDENGFYSFRTVKPGAYPWPNGANDWRPAHIHFSIFGNAFAQRLITQMYFEGDPMIWQCPIVASVPDKAGIEQLVAKLDRHNTTPMDALAYRFDIVLRGRRSTMFENKLEGN, from the coding sequence GTGAACAGTATCATACTGCCGGGCGATGATCGAGGCGCGCTCTATGCGCGTGATCGTTCGTGGCAGCCGCCGGCTAATACGCCCGGTTACAAGAGCACGACGTTTCGCGCACCACGCCACGCCCTCCTGTCTCTTCCGGCCACGGTGTCCGAGCTGACGGGGCCAACATTTGGCGACACACCTCTCGGCCCTCTCGACAACGACCTCATCCGCAACTACAGCCAAGATGGCGGTGAGGCGATAGGCCAACGGCTGATTGTTTACGGTCAGGTCCTAGACGAAAACGCTCGCCCCGTCGTCGATACCTTGGTCGAGTTCTGGCAGGCCAACGCCGGCGGCCGTTATCGCCACAAGCGCGAAGGTTATCTCGCCGCGCTCGACCCAAATTTTGGAGGTTGCGGGCGTGCAATAACGGATGAAAACGGCTTCTATTCTTTCCGTACAGTGAAGCCGGGAGCCTACCCGTGGCCCAACGGCGCGAACGACTGGAGGCCCGCTCATATACACTTCTCCATATTCGGGAATGCCTTTGCTCAGCGGCTCATTACCCAGATGTATTTCGAAGGTGATCCGATGATCTGGCAATGCCCGATCGTCGCGAGCGTGCCTGACAAAGCGGGGATCGAGCAGCTGGTCGCAAAGCTTGATCGCCACAACACAACGCCGATGGACGCTTTGGCCTATCGCTTCGACATCGTGCTGCGCGGCAGGCGCTCCACCATGTTCGAGAACAAGCTGGAGGGGAACTGA
- the pcaC gene encoding 4-carboxymuconolactone decarboxylase has translation MADTSRFEQGMATRRSVLGDVHVDGATARKTSFDEDFQTFITEGAWGAVWSRPGLSKRERSMLTVALLAALGHDEELAMHIRATANTGASPDDIKEALLHVAVYAGVPAANRAFKIAKGELARGKAAKRESPEERGGDQ, from the coding sequence ATGGCTGACACGTCCCGGTTCGAGCAGGGCATGGCAACGCGCCGATCGGTTCTCGGCGATGTTCATGTTGATGGGGCCACGGCCCGCAAGACTTCCTTCGATGAAGATTTCCAAACCTTCATAACGGAAGGCGCATGGGGAGCGGTTTGGTCTCGGCCCGGGCTCAGCAAGCGCGAACGGTCGATGCTGACGGTAGCGTTGCTGGCGGCCCTCGGGCATGATGAGGAACTCGCCATGCATATACGCGCGACGGCGAACACGGGAGCTTCGCCCGACGACATCAAGGAGGCGCTTCTGCATGTCGCCGTCTACGCCGGTGTTCCGGCAGCGAACCGCGCCTTCAAGATCGCGAAAGGTGAGTTGGCCAGAGGGAAAGCCGCCAAGCGGGAATCGCCCGAGGAGCGGGGAGGGGACCAGTGA
- the pcaD gene encoding 3-oxoadipate enol-lactonase, protein MAFAKVNDILLNYGIRGRREAPVLVLANSLGTDSRIWEAVTTQLEDRYRIIAYDKRGHGLSDAPENDYSLDDHVGDLAGLLDYLKIERFALAGISVGGLIAQGMALRHPSRITGVILCDTAARIGEEAMWDERIVRVRGGGMEALGDGVMMRWFTRSYREEQPIDIAGWRNMFLRTPASGYAGTCATLRDTDLREEVGSIAVPTLMVVGADDVSTPVELVRDTAARIPAARFAVIDNAGHIPAIEQPLVLAEHISTFLNGAHHG, encoded by the coding sequence ATGGCGTTTGCGAAGGTCAACGACATTCTGTTGAATTATGGAATCCGCGGGCGCCGCGAGGCACCGGTTCTGGTGCTGGCGAATTCACTCGGCACCGATTCGCGCATCTGGGAAGCCGTCACGACGCAGCTCGAAGATCGCTACCGCATTATCGCCTATGACAAACGTGGGCATGGGCTAAGCGACGCACCGGAGAACGACTATTCGCTTGACGACCACGTTGGAGATCTTGCCGGATTGCTCGACTATCTCAAAATCGAGCGCTTTGCCTTGGCCGGGATCTCTGTCGGCGGCCTGATCGCCCAGGGCATGGCATTGCGCCACCCGTCTCGCATCACGGGCGTCATCTTGTGCGACACTGCTGCGAGAATTGGTGAGGAAGCCATGTGGGACGAACGCATCGTCCGCGTGCGCGGTGGTGGTATGGAGGCCCTTGGCGACGGCGTGATGATGCGCTGGTTCACAAGAAGCTACCGTGAGGAGCAGCCCATCGATATCGCAGGCTGGCGCAACATGTTCCTCCGCACGCCTGCCTCGGGCTATGCAGGCACTTGCGCCACGCTGCGAGATACGGATCTGCGCGAGGAGGTGGGATCAATCGCTGTCCCGACATTGATGGTGGTCGGCGCTGACGATGTATCGACCCCAGTGGAGTTGGTCCGTGATACCGCCGCGCGTATTCCCGCCGCGCGCTTTGCCGTCATCGACAACGCCGGCCATATCCCTGCGATCGAGCAGCCACTGGTCCTGGCGGAGCACATCAGCACCTTTCTCAATGGGGCTCACCATGGCTGA
- the pcaQ gene encoding pca operon transcription factor PcaQ, translating to MSRPAIDPRIKLRHISCFLEVARLSSVVKAANVLNISQPAASKTIQELEDLVGAALFDRSRRNLALTPFGEVFYRYAGTSLTALRHGIEAARQSNAVTTVKIGALPTVSARILPTAVEAFSSQGPGMRVHIITGPNGYLLSLLRTGDVDLVIGRMAEPDAMLGFAFEHLYSERVVMVVRPGHPLLREARFHLAMIENYQTLMPTPESVIRPFVDRMLVANGITDLKANVETVSNAFGRAYTRQTDAIWIISEGVVANDIAEQLLVPLPIDTRETTGPVGLTTRTDTALSLSALTFMKAVRDVAASLRD from the coding sequence ATGTCCCGCCCCGCCATCGACCCGCGCATCAAGCTCCGTCATATCTCGTGCTTTCTGGAGGTAGCGCGGCTCAGCAGCGTCGTCAAAGCCGCCAACGTGCTCAACATCAGCCAGCCCGCGGCCTCAAAGACCATCCAGGAATTAGAGGATCTTGTTGGTGCGGCCCTCTTCGATCGCAGCCGGCGCAACCTTGCGCTCACGCCCTTCGGCGAGGTCTTCTATCGTTACGCTGGAACAAGCCTCACTGCGTTGCGCCATGGCATAGAAGCGGCACGGCAAAGCAACGCCGTCACCACCGTGAAGATCGGCGCACTCCCCACCGTGTCCGCGCGCATCCTTCCGACAGCCGTCGAGGCCTTCTCGTCCCAAGGACCCGGTATGCGGGTTCATATCATAACCGGGCCCAACGGCTATCTCCTGTCTCTCCTGCGTACCGGAGACGTCGATCTCGTCATTGGCAGAATGGCCGAACCGGATGCGATGCTCGGGTTTGCCTTCGAGCATCTCTATTCCGAACGGGTCGTCATGGTCGTCAGGCCCGGCCACCCCCTGTTGCGGGAGGCCCGATTTCACCTCGCGATGATTGAAAACTACCAGACTCTCATGCCGACCCCCGAATCCGTGATCCGACCTTTCGTGGACCGTATGCTGGTCGCCAACGGCATCACCGATCTAAAGGCGAATGTCGAAACCGTCTCCAACGCCTTCGGCCGCGCCTACACGCGGCAGACCGATGCCATATGGATCATTTCCGAAGGCGTGGTCGCCAACGACATCGCAGAGCAACTGCTCGTTCCCCTACCCATTGATACCAGGGAAACGACCGGACCGGTCGGGCTCACGACCCGCACCGATACGGCTCTGTCGCTATCAGCCCTGACTTTCATGAAGGCTGTGCGAGACGTGGCAGCGAGCCTGCGCGACTAA
- a CDS encoding helix-turn-helix domain-containing protein, protein MDGAGKLLDYPTMETIPIYALFGEVADREHEWLHWETIASRSSHHDFRIAPHRHEHLFQVLQVASGSARTTIDGATYELVGPAVVVVPALTVHGYVFSRDIVGVVLTLMERDVQNAGRDVGDISAQPRVLTGDGMDEVHAAIANLLNEADRRGTGHGMAMPALITLLLVALARAGRMADERTGARLTQAVRYAAAFRTLVDKHYRTTRVIGKYADALGISQTHLNRISRQVLGVSALQIIERRIVLEARRQLLFSSLTIKQIGAELGYDDPAYFTRFLTRMLGVAPSRYRQAARTLL, encoded by the coding sequence ATGGACGGAGCAGGCAAACTGTTGGACTATCCGACCATGGAAACAATTCCGATCTACGCGCTTTTCGGCGAAGTTGCGGACAGGGAGCACGAGTGGCTCCATTGGGAGACGATCGCTTCGCGCAGCAGTCACCACGACTTCCGCATCGCTCCGCATCGCCACGAACACTTGTTCCAGGTTCTCCAGGTTGCGAGCGGATCAGCGCGGACGACCATCGATGGCGCGACATACGAGCTTGTCGGCCCGGCTGTCGTCGTCGTTCCCGCGCTCACGGTGCATGGCTACGTGTTCAGCCGAGACATCGTTGGTGTCGTGCTGACACTGATGGAGAGAGACGTCCAGAACGCAGGACGGGATGTTGGCGACATCAGCGCCCAGCCGCGCGTGCTCACCGGCGATGGTATGGACGAAGTCCACGCGGCAATTGCCAACCTGCTCAACGAGGCGGACCGGCGCGGGACGGGGCATGGAATGGCCATGCCAGCCCTGATCACCTTGCTGCTCGTCGCTCTCGCGCGGGCAGGCCGGATGGCCGATGAGCGCACCGGTGCGCGGCTCACCCAAGCGGTACGCTACGCCGCGGCATTTCGGACTCTGGTCGACAAGCACTATCGGACCACGCGCGTCATCGGCAAGTATGCTGATGCCCTCGGAATTAGCCAGACGCATCTCAATCGGATCAGCCGCCAGGTGCTTGGCGTTTCCGCGCTGCAGATCATCGAGCGGCGTATCGTCTTGGAAGCGAGGCGGCAACTGCTGTTTTCGTCTCTGACGATCAAGCAGATCGGCGCTGAGCTTGGGTATGACGATCCCGCTTATTTTACGCGGTTTCTGACGCGCATGCTGGGTGTCGCGCCGAGCCGTTATCGTCAGGCGGCGCGGACCCTGCTTTAG
- the pobA gene encoding 4-hydroxybenzoate 3-monooxygenase encodes MRTQVAIVGAGPAGLMLGRLLELAGIDSIILERKTADYVLGRIRAGVLEQGTVELMERAAVGSRLQNEGLVHQGIELCFDGDRYRVDFSRLIGQHVVVYGQTEVTRDLMAARQSPTIYGADDVALHDFNTERPWLSYSVGGEVRRLDCDFICGCDGYHGVSRQSLPTASLTTFQREYPFGWLGVLVDKPPVSHELIYAHHERGFALCSQRSPTRSRYYIQVPAGENAETWSDEQFWDELRARLPPDVAGAIETGNSIEKSVAPLRSFVAEPLQCGRLFLAGDAAHIVPPTGAKGLNLAMRDVGSLADALIEFYAEKSSVGIETYSSEVLRHIWRAERFSWWMTSLLHTFPETGRFGRRIQRAEFDYLTQSTAAQMSLAENYTGFSD; translated from the coding sequence ATGCGGACCCAAGTCGCGATTGTCGGGGCCGGGCCTGCGGGCTTGATGCTCGGCCGGCTGCTCGAACTCGCTGGCATCGACAGCATCATCCTAGAACGCAAGACCGCCGACTATGTTCTCGGCCGCATTCGCGCCGGCGTTCTGGAACAGGGCACCGTGGAACTCATGGAGCGGGCTGCGGTCGGATCCCGGCTTCAAAACGAGGGTCTTGTTCATCAAGGCATTGAACTCTGCTTTGATGGCGATCGCTATCGCGTCGATTTCTCCCGGCTGATCGGGCAGCACGTGGTGGTTTACGGTCAGACCGAAGTCACACGTGATCTCATGGCGGCGCGGCAGTCACCCACGATCTACGGCGCGGATGACGTCGCTTTGCACGATTTCAATACCGAGCGGCCCTGGCTCTCTTATAGCGTAGGCGGCGAAGTCCGCCGCCTCGACTGCGATTTCATCTGTGGCTGTGACGGATATCATGGGGTTTCGCGACAAAGCCTACCGACGGCTTCGCTCACGACCTTCCAACGTGAATATCCATTCGGCTGGCTCGGCGTTCTCGTCGACAAACCTCCCGTGTCCCACGAACTCATCTATGCCCATCATGAGCGCGGGTTTGCCTTATGCTCGCAAAGATCACCGACGCGCAGCCGCTACTACATCCAGGTCCCCGCGGGCGAGAATGCGGAAACCTGGTCTGACGAACAGTTCTGGGATGAATTGCGAGCCCGCCTGCCACCCGACGTCGCGGGAGCGATCGAGACCGGCAACTCCATCGAGAAATCAGTAGCGCCGCTGCGAAGCTTTGTCGCTGAACCCTTGCAATGCGGGAGATTGTTCCTCGCAGGCGACGCTGCCCACATCGTTCCGCCAACCGGAGCAAAAGGTCTTAACCTAGCCATGCGTGATGTTGGATCGCTCGCCGATGCTTTGATCGAGTTTTATGCCGAGAAATCGTCCGTGGGCATCGAGACATATTCGTCCGAGGTGCTTCGCCATATCTGGCGGGCTGAGCGCTTCAGCTGGTGGATGACAAGCCTGCTGCACACCTTTCCCGAAACCGGGCGATTTGGACGCCGCATCCAGCGCGCGGAGTTTGATTACCTGACCCAATCGACCGCTGCGCAGATGAGCTTGGCCGAGAACTATACGGGATTTTCCGATTGA
- a CDS encoding ABC transporter ATP-binding protein: MTAASLDVKGLSAGYGPTRILEDVTFHVPAGGRLAVLGRNGVGKTTLFASIAGQTKHYAGRVTIDALDLTTLDGSARALGGLGYVPQNRSIFQSLTVEENLQVGLKRRPKTAIEESYAMFPRLKERRHNLGSQLSGGEQQMLTTARAILGQPAVLLLDEPLEGLAPVICDELMAALTELAAARTMTILLVEQRIKAALSFADDVIILERGRIAWHGTPGLLATEPRIVERLLGVGH, translated from the coding sequence ATGACCGCAGCGTCGCTTGACGTGAAGGGCCTCAGTGCCGGCTACGGCCCGACACGTATACTGGAGGACGTGACATTTCACGTGCCCGCCGGCGGCCGCTTGGCGGTCCTTGGCCGCAACGGGGTCGGCAAGACGACGCTGTTTGCTTCCATCGCGGGACAGACGAAGCACTATGCCGGCCGTGTGACGATTGACGCCTTGGATCTTACGACGCTCGATGGTTCCGCACGTGCGCTCGGTGGGCTCGGGTATGTGCCGCAGAACCGGTCGATTTTCCAATCCCTGACGGTGGAAGAGAACCTTCAGGTCGGCCTGAAGCGGCGCCCAAAAACCGCGATTGAGGAAAGTTATGCGATGTTTCCCCGCCTCAAGGAGCGGCGCCACAATCTGGGCTCGCAGCTGAGCGGGGGCGAGCAGCAGATGCTCACCACCGCGCGCGCTATCCTGGGGCAGCCGGCTGTGCTGCTCCTGGATGAGCCGCTGGAAGGATTGGCGCCCGTCATATGTGATGAGCTGATGGCTGCACTGACAGAATTGGCTGCGGCGCGTACGATGACGATCCTGCTGGTTGAGCAAAGGATAAAGGCAGCGCTCTCCTTCGCGGATGACGTCATTATTCTCGAGCGCGGACGCATCGCCTGGCACGGAACGCCCGGGTTGCTCGCCACGGAGCCGCGTATCGTGGAACGCCTCCTCGGGGTAGGCCATTGA
- a CDS encoding ABC transporter ATP-binding protein encodes MSLLEVRQLRKRFGGLIVTRDMSIALAKGDRVALIGTNGAGKTTFVNLVTGHVRPDAGGVFLDGEDVTRWSPTRRVRGGLVRSFQVTRLFSDMTPEEHVALALLQRLGRTGRLFADFRTMPDVARESDEILALFNLNGIARVPVGEIAYGQQRLLEVALVMALRPKVLLLDEPAAGVPSADIVLIERALAHLPADLAILMIDHDMDFVFRFARKVIVMAAGAVIFEGTPEAVATDAAVRQAYLGSYADDRSVA; translated from the coding sequence ATGAGCCTCCTCGAAGTTCGTCAGCTCAGGAAGCGGTTCGGAGGGTTGATTGTCACGCGTGACATGTCGATCGCCCTTGCGAAAGGGGACCGGGTCGCGTTGATAGGGACGAATGGCGCGGGGAAGACAACATTCGTCAATCTTGTGACGGGGCATGTTCGCCCCGATGCCGGTGGCGTATTCCTGGACGGAGAGGATGTGACCCGCTGGTCGCCCACCCGGCGCGTCAGAGGCGGCCTTGTGCGCAGCTTCCAGGTGACCCGCCTGTTCTCGGATATGACGCCGGAGGAGCATGTGGCACTCGCGCTGCTTCAGCGGCTTGGACGTACGGGGCGGCTGTTCGCGGATTTCCGCACTATGCCGGACGTCGCTCGCGAAAGCGATGAGATTCTGGCGCTCTTCAATTTGAATGGGATAGCGCGGGTTCCGGTCGGGGAGATCGCCTATGGCCAGCAGCGGCTGCTTGAAGTGGCGCTCGTCATGGCGCTGCGGCCGAAGGTGCTGCTGCTTGACGAGCCAGCAGCAGGCGTTCCCAGCGCGGACATCGTACTGATCGAGCGGGCGCTCGCGCATCTGCCAGCTGATCTCGCGATACTGATGATCGATCATGACATGGATTTCGTTTTTCGTTTCGCGCGCAAAGTGATCGTGATGGCGGCGGGCGCCGTCATCTTCGAGGGCACGCCGGAGGCTGTCGCCACGGATGCCGCCGTGCGCCAGGCTTATCTCGGGAGCTATGCTGATGACCGCAGCGTCGCTTGA
- a CDS encoding branched-chain amino acid ABC transporter permease translates to MTDAILKARTVVGLTRARRSWAVDAAAALLILAAATFLYFVFPGSLALFTRMIAIMLLALSLDLVTGYAGIATLGHAALFGAGAYAAGILASKFGLTDPFAMLGVGAVAGALAGTASSLVILRGGGLGQLVLSIAIVQLAHEAANKLSAWTGGSDGLSGITPAPVFGLFRFDLWGRTAFVLAVALLVLVFVALRVVVRSPFGMLCRGIKQDPIRVRAMGAPVYGTLVKLYAIAGAVAGLGGALSAIATKVVGLDSLSFTLSAEALVMLVLGGVGKLFGALIGTFVFVWFEHLVSAINPFHWLTIVGAMLIAVVLFEPRGLTGVIEGLWKRTRESEK, encoded by the coding sequence ATGACAGACGCGATACTCAAGGCGCGGACCGTTGTCGGTCTCACGAGGGCTCGGCGCAGTTGGGCTGTCGATGCGGCGGCGGCACTCCTCATCCTCGCCGCAGCCACCTTTCTTTATTTTGTCTTTCCTGGCAGTCTCGCGTTGTTCACGCGCATGATTGCGATCATGCTCCTGGCACTATCGCTGGATCTCGTTACGGGATACGCCGGTATCGCCACTTTGGGCCATGCGGCGCTATTTGGCGCGGGCGCCTATGCAGCTGGCATTCTGGCCTCCAAATTCGGATTGACGGATCCTTTCGCCATGCTCGGTGTTGGCGCGGTGGCGGGGGCACTGGCAGGGACCGCATCGAGCCTCGTCATCCTGCGCGGAGGTGGGCTGGGTCAGCTCGTTCTCTCAATCGCCATCGTCCAACTGGCCCACGAGGCCGCGAACAAGCTCTCGGCCTGGACAGGCGGAAGCGATGGTCTATCCGGTATTACGCCGGCTCCGGTGTTCGGCCTCTTCCGGTTCGATCTGTGGGGACGAACCGCATTTGTCCTCGCGGTCGCACTCCTCGTTTTAGTGTTTGTCGCGCTGCGCGTGGTCGTGCGCTCGCCCTTCGGGATGCTTTGCCGCGGCATCAAGCAGGATCCGATACGCGTCAGAGCGATGGGTGCGCCAGTCTACGGAACACTCGTCAAGCTCTACGCGATCGCCGGGGCGGTCGCCGGTTTGGGAGGCGCCTTGTCCGCGATCGCAACGAAGGTCGTGGGGCTCGACAGCCTCTCCTTCACGCTCTCCGCCGAGGCGCTCGTGATGCTGGTCCTCGGAGGCGTGGGAAAGTTATTTGGAGCCCTGATCGGTACGTTTGTATTCGTCTGGTTCGAACATCTCGTTTCGGCGATCAACCCCTTCCACTGGCTGACCATCGTCGGGGCGATGCTGATCGCGGTCGTGCTCTTCGAGCCGAGGGGACTAACCGGCGTGATAGAAGGGCTCTGGAAGCGAACCCGGGAAAGCGAGAAATGA